From Desulfobacterales bacterium:
AGGTCGCTCCCGTCATGTCATTGAGCGCCCCCACCTTGACCTCCGCGGCCCCGGCCGTGGCTGAAAAACCAGCCGCCATGACTACCGCAAAAATCAACACAAACATTTTTAGACACATATTTCTTAGATTCATTGTAATATCCCCTTTCGTTGGAAAGTAGGCCTTTAAGGTTGTTTCCCGATACCTGAAATTGTTTTATCACCTCCTTTTATTAATATGAGAACGGCCACAAGTTAAAATAATTTTTAATTTGCCCCCAGCGATACGCCAGGCCATAGGGCTCGAATATCATGAAGGCGCAGATCGCAAGGCCGAAGGCGGCCTCCTTGATAAACAGAAAATCCATCAATAGTTTGGGATATGTATCTGCCAGCGGCATTATCCCCAGTTGCAGCAGCTCCATCACCACCACCATGAAGATGGAACCGAAAATGGTGCCGTGGATGGAGCCCACGCCGCCGATCAGAATCACCCCCACCAGCCACAGGGACCAAAACCACGGAAAATGCTCGGGGCTGATGGCCGCCAGGTTGCTGATCCAGAAAGCGCCGGCGATGCCGCCGATAAATCCGGCCACAAAAAAAGCCAGGAGCTTGTATTTGACAACGTTGATCCCCATTACTTCGGCTGAGATATCGTTGTCCCGGATTGCCACCCAGGCGCGGCCGGCCCTTGAGCGCAGCAGATTGACCACAATGGTGACGCACAGGATCACCAAGACGATCATCATGTAATAGACCTTCAAATCGTTGTCGATGACCCAGGGGCCCACTTTTATGGTGCCCGGCGGCAGTGAAAAGGCCTGGCCGCGGCCGCCGATCTGGCTGACATATTGCGTAATGATAAAATCGACGATAATAAACTGTGCCGCCATGGTGGTCAGAATCAGATAAAAGCCTTTGACCCTGGCCGAAGGAAGCCCGAACAGAACACTGCAGATCCCGGACATTACGGCCGCGATGATAATGCTGAGGGGGTATGCCAGACCCCACTTTATCAGTAGCTGCGGCCAGGGAAATTCCAGAATCAGGAGGGTGCTGGTATAAGCGCCCACGGCCAGAAAGGCCGCATGCCCCAATGTTACCTGGCCGCAGAAACCGATCAGGAGCTGCACGCCCAACGCCCCCAGAATGGTATAGCCCACCTGATTGTATACGCTCAGCCAGTAGGAATCCGCCCCAAAAGGAATCCCCACAAACAACACCACAAACAGCAGAATCATCTTTGCCTTGATAAATCGGGTCTGCCACCAGCCATGTTCCTGGGCGTAGTTTTGATGGTAGACGCCGCAGGGAAGGAAAGTTGTTGACATCAGTTGAGCTCCAGTTCGTGTTGCGGGTTGCGCGTTACGGGTTGCGCATTACGGGTTGCGCGTTCATTTCCATTCATTTTCAACGTCACACCCGTTCAATCCGCTCCCAGCCCCACAGCCCATAAGGCTTGAAAAGCAGAAAAACGGCCATAAAGGCAAACGGCGCGATTTCCTTGACGCCGCCGGGAAAATATCTGTCCAGATAGGC
This genomic window contains:
- a CDS encoding branched-chain amino acid ABC transporter permease gives rise to the protein MSTTFLPCGVYHQNYAQEHGWWQTRFIKAKMILLFVVLFVGIPFGADSYWLSVYNQVGYTILGALGVQLLIGFCGQVTLGHAAFLAVGAYTSTLLILEFPWPQLLIKWGLAYPLSIIIAAVMSGICSVLFGLPSARVKGFYLILTTMAAQFIIVDFIITQYVSQIGGRGQAFSLPPGTIKVGPWVIDNDLKVYYMMIVLVILCVTIVVNLLRSRAGRAWVAIRDNDISAEVMGINVVKYKLLAFFVAGFIGGIAGAFWISNLAAISPEHFPWFWSLWLVGVILIGGVGSIHGTIFGSIFMVVVMELLQLGIMPLADTYPKLLMDFLFIKEAAFGLAICAFMIFEPYGLAYRWGQIKNYFNLWPFSY